In Rhineura floridana isolate rRhiFlo1 chromosome 6, rRhiFlo1.hap2, whole genome shotgun sequence, one genomic interval encodes:
- the LOC133387241 gene encoding trace amine-associated receptor 13c-like codes for MLGNSSGRSPNCTDWSQASAGDVCKLLLMALLVIAISLGNLVSLLVFFHVRQFRTSQGYLRVSLALADLAVGLIVVPYSVYREVNRLTCGMEKEVGQYEKLACFITGPIFAGCTFVSISTIFLLSVERCIAVLKPLHRKAVITKRRTLWLILASWTMSSCLAVIPLLSSPDITFQYDSCSKMCNYVFPTVKPPESHWNVMLLYPVFDFSVLSGTFAINAITFAAVHQYCKKRRQLGEESQGGNQLSFSDITAAKTIGILTFAFSSSFLPIAVFVVGSVVGYQWCQFSFYAFWTLTSNSCWNVAIYSIWDPKFRQGFRELFNKQVLIAASQDAGCSLEEHSSVPAYVAVLKKMFHPEST; via the coding sequence ATGTTGGGAAACAGCAGTGGCCGAAGCCCCAACTGCACAGACTGGAGCCAGGCCTCTGCCGGGGATGTCTGCAAGCTGCTCCTCATGGCCCTCCTGGTCATTGCCATCAGCCTTGGCAATCTCGTGAGCCTCCTGGTTTTCTTTCATGTCAGGCAATTCAGAACATCCCAAGGCTACCTGAGGGTCTCTTTGGCCCTAGCTGACTTGGCAGTGGGGCTCATTGTAGTGCCTTACTCAGTTTACAGGGAGGTGAACAGGTTGACCTGTGGGATGGAAAAGGAGGTTGGTCAGTATGAAAAACTTGCTTGCTTCATCACTGGGCCCATTTTTGCTGGCTGCACTTTTGTCTCGATCAGTACCATATTTCTGCTTTCAGTGGAGAGGTGCATAGCAGTGCTGAAGCCCTTGCACAGGAAAGCAGTGATCACCAAACGCAGGACTCTTTGGCTTATTCTTGCCTCCTGGACCATGAGTAGCTGCTTGGCAGTGATACCTCTGCTCTCCAGCCCTGATATCACCTTCCAGTATGATTCCTGCAGCAAGATGTGCAACTATGTCTTTCCTACAGTGAAGCCTCCTGAATCCCATTGGAATGTCATGCTTCTTTATCCAGTCTTTGATTTCTCTGTCTTGAGTGGCACCTTTGCAATCAATGCCATCACCTTTGCTGCCGTCCACCAATATTGCAAGAAGCGAAGGCAACTCGGAGAAGAGTCACAGGGTGGCAACCAGCTTTCCTTCTCAGACATTACTGCTGCTAAGACCATCGGCATTTTGACCTTTGCTTTCtcgtcttccttccttcccattgCTGTATTTGTGGTGGGCTCTGTGGTGGGCTACCAGTGGTGCCAGTTCTCCTTTTATGCCTTCTGGACCCTCACTTCCAACAGCTGTTGGAATGTGGCCATCTATAGCATTTGGGACCCCAAGTTCCGGCAGGGGTTTCGGGAGCTGTTCAACAAGCAGGTGCTGATAGCGGCCTCTCAGGATGCTGGCTGTTCACTGGAGGAGCACAGTTCTGTCCCTGCTTATGTGGCAGTCCTTAAGAAGATGTTTCATCCAGAGAGTACTTGA